From Candidatus Manganitrophus morganii, the proteins below share one genomic window:
- a CDS encoding Rne/Rng family ribonuclease: MAIEIVINSTREETRVALLENKIVTELYFDRKKDRGIVGNVYKGKVVKVLPGMQAAFVDIATEKAAFLYVADVMTNMDDYGHMMEEAEEVEEEPLEFEETSEATQVPVMTRPKKGSSQTIEDLLQEGQEVVVQVSKEPIGTKGPRVTTYISLPGRYLVYMPTVNHVGVSRRIGREDERHRLKDMILRLRKPGAGYIVRTVSDGITEEEFKQDIEFLEVVWQNILKKRDKLPAPALLHTDLDLVFRTVRDLFTKDVDKLTIDSKPEYERIKEFVGTYLPSFLPRVELWDKDEPVYDAYGLEMEISKAKNRRVWLKSGGYIVIDHAEALTVIDVNTGRFVGKRDLEETILKTNLEAVKEIAYQLRLRNIGGIIIIDFIDMEKEKNREKVFNALHDAVSTDKARTHLLKISELGLVQMSRERTREDILRILCEPCPYCEGRGYTKSPTTICYEIFREIRRIGSSPRDKKIIIGVHPTVANLLYDEERHGVEELEREYHKKIIIKADSNLHIEQYDIVTL; the protein is encoded by the coding sequence ATGGCTATTGAGATTGTGATCAATTCAACCCGCGAAGAGACACGGGTCGCCCTTCTCGAAAATAAGATTGTTACCGAGCTCTATTTCGACCGGAAAAAAGATCGCGGCATCGTCGGCAACGTTTACAAAGGGAAGGTCGTCAAGGTTCTGCCGGGAATGCAGGCCGCCTTTGTCGATATTGCCACCGAGAAAGCCGCCTTCCTCTACGTCGCCGATGTCATGACCAACATGGACGATTACGGCCATATGATGGAAGAGGCCGAGGAGGTCGAGGAAGAGCCGCTGGAGTTCGAAGAGACATCCGAAGCGACGCAGGTCCCGGTCATGACGCGGCCGAAGAAGGGCTCTTCCCAGACGATTGAAGATCTCCTCCAGGAGGGGCAGGAGGTGGTCGTCCAGGTTTCCAAGGAACCGATCGGAACGAAGGGTCCGCGGGTGACCACCTACATTTCCCTTCCCGGACGTTACCTCGTCTACATGCCGACGGTCAACCATGTCGGGGTTTCTCGCCGGATCGGCCGGGAGGACGAGCGTCATCGGCTGAAGGACATGATCCTCCGGCTGAGGAAACCGGGGGCCGGATACATCGTTCGAACCGTGAGCGATGGCATCACCGAAGAGGAGTTCAAACAGGATATCGAATTCCTGGAGGTGGTTTGGCAGAACATTCTTAAGAAGCGGGATAAATTGCCGGCGCCTGCCTTGCTTCATACCGACCTCGACCTGGTCTTCAGAACGGTTCGAGACCTCTTTACGAAAGATGTCGACAAGCTGACCATCGACTCCAAGCCCGAATATGAACGGATCAAAGAGTTTGTCGGCACCTACCTTCCGAGCTTTCTCCCACGTGTGGAGCTCTGGGATAAGGATGAGCCGGTTTACGACGCCTACGGTCTTGAGATGGAAATCTCCAAGGCGAAGAACCGGCGGGTCTGGCTGAAATCGGGAGGATACATCGTCATCGATCATGCTGAAGCGCTGACGGTGATTGACGTCAACACCGGCCGGTTCGTCGGGAAGCGCGATCTGGAAGAGACGATTTTGAAGACCAACCTGGAGGCGGTGAAGGAGATCGCCTACCAGCTGCGCCTTCGGAATATCGGCGGGATCATCATTATCGATTTCATCGATATGGAAAAGGAGAAGAACCGCGAGAAGGTCTTCAATGCCCTCCACGACGCGGTCAGCACCGACAAGGCCCGAACCCATCTCTTAAAGATCTCCGAACTCGGCTTGGTGCAAATGTCCCGGGAGCGAACCCGGGAAGATATCCTGCGGATCCTTTGCGAGCCCTGTCCGTATTGCGAGGGGAGAGGCTATACCAAGTCTCCCACCACCATCTGCTACGAGATCTTTCGGGAGATCCGCCGGATCGGCTCTTCTCCCCGGGACAAAAAGATCATCATCGGGGTCCATCCGACCGTCGCCAATCTTCTCTACGACGAAGAGCGGCATGGGGTGGAGGAGTTGGAGCGGGAGTATCATAAGAAAATCATCATCAAGGCCGACTCCAATCTCCATATCGAACAGTATGATATTGTGACCCTCTGA
- the rodA gene encoding rod shape-determining protein RodA → MIDRRSIAGYDWLLFVVVILILGIGVVSIYSVTSASEARSPLYMKQIYWIILGWVVFLVMAWIDYHEIARFAYPIYAVTLLLLVLVLLIGRTVLGAQRWLSFGFFNMQPSELAKISLLLVSAKYFSDYFPKKGLNLRQLLVPGSLVLLPMLLILKQPDLGTALAISSVFFSMVLVIGLRSKFLIYFSLMSLMMFPFLWQFFWNRLRGYQRERLLTFVDPTNDPTGTGYHIIQSKIAIGSGGLFGKGLFGGTQSQLKFLPESHTDFIFSVFSEEWGFVGIFIFFMLFFFLLLWGVEIAYKAKDVLGSLLAVGIIGLISFYFLVNVGMTLGVMPVVGVPLPLVSYGGTSMVTTMGLLGLLFNVKLRRFMLFY, encoded by the coding sequence ATGATTGATCGAAGAAGCATCGCCGGCTACGACTGGCTTCTCTTTGTGGTCGTGATTCTTATTTTGGGGATCGGCGTCGTCTCGATATACAGCGTCACGTCCGCCTCCGAGGCGCGCTCGCCGCTCTACATGAAGCAGATTTACTGGATCATTCTCGGCTGGGTCGTCTTCCTGGTGATGGCCTGGATCGACTACCATGAGATCGCCCGGTTCGCTTACCCGATTTATGCGGTGACCCTGCTCCTGCTGGTCCTGGTCCTTCTGATCGGACGAACCGTTCTGGGGGCCCAACGGTGGCTCTCATTCGGCTTTTTTAACATGCAGCCTTCGGAGCTGGCGAAAATCAGTCTTTTGCTGGTCTCGGCGAAATACTTTTCAGACTATTTTCCGAAAAAAGGGTTGAACCTCCGGCAGCTGTTGGTGCCGGGAAGCCTGGTCCTCTTGCCGATGCTCCTGATCCTTAAGCAGCCCGATCTCGGCACCGCATTAGCAATCTCCTCGGTCTTCTTCAGCATGGTCTTAGTGATCGGGTTGCGCTCCAAGTTCCTGATCTATTTCTCCCTCATGTCTCTGATGATGTTCCCTTTCTTATGGCAGTTTTTCTGGAATCGTCTCAGGGGTTATCAGCGGGAACGCCTCCTGACCTTCGTCGATCCGACCAACGATCCGACCGGAACCGGTTATCACATCATCCAGTCGAAGATTGCGATTGGATCGGGGGGGCTCTTCGGGAAGGGACTCTTCGGGGGGACCCAGAGCCAGTTGAAGTTTCTTCCGGAGAGCCACACCGACTTCATCTTCTCGGTTTTCTCCGAGGAGTGGGGCTTCGTCGGAATTTTCATTTTCTTTATGCTCTTTTTCTTTTTGCTCCTTTGGGGGGTTGAGATCGCTTACAAGGCCAAAGATGTGCTCGGGTCGCTCCTGGCGGTCGGGATCATCGGCCTGATTTCGTTTTATTTCCTGGTGAACGTCGGGATGACGTTGGGGGTCATGCCGGTCGTGGGAGTTCCGCTCCCGCTGGTCAGTTACGGGGGAACCTCCATGGTCACCACGATGGGTTTGCTTGGCCTTCTTTTCAATGTTAAACTGAGACGATTTATGTTATTTTACTGA
- the mrdA gene encoding penicillin-binding protein 2: MRESYFPQEETRDLQSRIYWLFGLIVLALCGLLLRAWYLQVVKGKFYYELSENNRIRVVETPPPRGLIYDRNGALLVNNVPSFNLYVVLGDMPDQTEVLSRLADLIGMPQEEIVRRVTFKKEDPFFPIKIKDDLTMKEVALIEGHGLDLPGVKIEAEFKRNAIHGNLAAHLLGYVGEITQSQLESGSYQNLKRGGIIGQYGIEQSFDAVIRGIPGQKRIEVDALGHEIRVLEVNEPQRGNDVFLTLDLNVQKVAEEALGGRNGAIVAMDPRNGEVLAMVSHPAFNPNLLSQGASSEAWEAILKDEGRPLTNRVIQGQYPPGSTFKIVMGAALLETKEASPASRVECRGFLHFGNRNFRDWKRGGHGTVDLHRAMVESCDVYFYEMGNRLGVDNIAKFSHLFGLGHPTGIELASEKGGLIPSTEWKRQARKEPWYPGETLSVSIGQGYVSTTPLQLAMMTNVVANKGISHPPQILKKVRDQVTGSIQEIPTAEGKRIPISPETFRVLHASLAGVVSDPHGTANGSKSQFVSIGGKTGTAQVIGMKGGVHGKLPDKFNDHAWFVAFAPVESPKIAVVVLVENGGHGGSAAAPLSKRLIEAYLGIAPPLEPITVKSPAPPPSAIPSEG, translated from the coding sequence ATGCGGGAGTCCTATTTTCCGCAGGAGGAAACACGAGATCTACAGAGTAGGATCTATTGGCTCTTCGGCCTGATCGTCCTGGCGCTCTGCGGCCTTCTGCTTCGGGCGTGGTACCTGCAGGTTGTCAAAGGGAAGTTCTACTACGAGCTCTCTGAAAACAATCGGATCCGGGTGGTAGAGACCCCCCCTCCCCGCGGCCTGATCTACGATCGGAACGGCGCCCTCCTGGTGAATAATGTCCCCAGCTTCAACCTCTACGTCGTTCTCGGCGACATGCCGGATCAGACGGAGGTTCTCTCGCGTCTGGCCGACCTCATCGGTATGCCTCAGGAAGAAATCGTGCGAAGGGTTACTTTCAAAAAGGAGGACCCTTTCTTTCCGATTAAAATTAAAGACGACCTGACAATGAAAGAGGTGGCCCTGATCGAGGGCCATGGACTTGATCTTCCCGGCGTGAAGATTGAGGCTGAATTCAAGCGGAATGCCATCCATGGAAACCTGGCCGCCCACCTTCTCGGCTACGTCGGCGAAATCACGCAGTCGCAGCTTGAATCGGGAAGTTATCAGAACCTTAAACGGGGGGGGATTATCGGGCAGTACGGCATTGAACAGAGCTTTGACGCGGTCATCCGCGGAATTCCCGGCCAGAAACGGATTGAGGTCGACGCCCTCGGCCATGAGATTCGCGTCTTGGAGGTCAATGAGCCGCAGCGGGGGAACGATGTTTTTCTGACGTTGGATCTCAATGTCCAAAAGGTGGCGGAAGAAGCGTTGGGAGGTCGAAACGGAGCGATCGTGGCGATGGATCCTAGGAACGGCGAGGTCCTCGCCATGGTCAGTCATCCGGCATTTAATCCTAATCTCCTCTCGCAGGGGGCTTCGTCCGAGGCATGGGAAGCCATTCTAAAAGATGAGGGGCGTCCTTTGACGAACCGGGTGATTCAAGGACAATATCCGCCCGGATCGACCTTTAAGATCGTGATGGGCGCCGCCCTCCTTGAAACGAAAGAGGCCTCTCCGGCGAGCCGGGTCGAATGCCGCGGATTTCTCCACTTTGGAAATCGAAATTTCAGAGACTGGAAAAGAGGAGGCCACGGGACGGTCGATCTTCACCGGGCGATGGTCGAATCGTGCGACGTCTATTTCTATGAGATGGGAAACCGCCTCGGTGTCGATAACATTGCCAAGTTCTCTCATCTCTTCGGCCTGGGGCACCCGACCGGGATTGAGCTTGCTTCCGAAAAGGGGGGGTTGATTCCAAGCACCGAGTGGAAACGGCAGGCCCGCAAAGAGCCGTGGTATCCGGGAGAGACCCTCTCCGTTTCGATCGGACAGGGCTATGTGTCGACGACGCCGCTGCAGCTCGCGATGATGACCAACGTGGTGGCGAACAAGGGGATTTCGCACCCGCCGCAGATCCTGAAGAAAGTACGGGATCAAGTGACCGGATCGATCCAGGAGATCCCGACCGCGGAAGGAAAACGAATCCCCATCTCGCCGGAGACGTTTCGGGTCCTGCACGCTTCTTTGGCCGGCGTCGTCTCCGACCCGCATGGGACGGCCAACGGATCGAAGTCTCAGTTCGTCTCGATCGGAGGAAAGACCGGAACGGCGCAGGTGATCGGAATGAAGGGAGGGGTGCACGGAAAACTTCCCGATAAGTTTAACGATCACGCCTGGTTCGTTGCATTCGCGCCGGTGGAGAGTCCGAAGATTGCCGTCGTTGTATTGGTAGAGAACGGAGGCCACGGCGGTTCGGCCGCAGCGCCGCTCTCCAAAAGGTTGATCGAGGCCTATCTCGGTATCGCCCCTCCGTTGGAGCCGATCACCGTTAAAAGCCCGGCGCCCCCTCCGAGTGCCATTCCAAGCGAGGGTTAA
- the mreD gene encoding rod shape-determining protein MreD gives MKWFFRITIFLLLIPVQTLLLEKIQIAGVKPDLALILVYCFSWAKGEIHGLLWGVALGGLIDLFSVGLLGVNFILKTTIGLTIGMLGRSFLNLSLLWNVLIFFFISILHDFLGTLLVEGMREGSLFLMIQPNMVGRALYNSLFAVGLLFLFSKRSGEKGSFDHAGVLFSAGGNTRSTE, from the coding sequence ATGAAATGGTTTTTCCGAATCACGATCTTTCTTCTTCTGATTCCGGTCCAGACCCTTCTCTTGGAGAAAATTCAGATCGCAGGGGTCAAGCCCGATCTTGCTTTGATCTTGGTTTATTGTTTTAGTTGGGCCAAAGGAGAAATTCATGGTCTGCTTTGGGGGGTTGCCCTGGGGGGGCTGATCGATCTTTTTTCCGTTGGACTCCTCGGCGTGAATTTTATCTTGAAAACAACGATCGGTCTTACGATCGGAATGCTGGGGAGATCTTTCTTGAATCTCTCCTTGCTCTGGAATGTGCTGATTTTCTTTTTTATTTCGATTTTGCATGACTTCCTCGGAACCCTCTTGGTGGAAGGAATGAGAGAGGGGAGCCTCTTTCTGATGATTCAACCCAATATGGTTGGAAGAGCCCTCTATAATTCCCTTTTTGCAGTCGGGCTTTTATTCCTCTTCTCGAAGAGAAGCGGTGAGAAAGGATCATTCGATCATGCGGGAGTCCTATTTTCCGCAGGAGGAAACACGAGATCTACAGAGTAG